The Eleginops maclovinus isolate JMC-PN-2008 ecotype Puerto Natales chromosome 3, JC_Emac_rtc_rv5, whole genome shotgun sequence genome includes a region encoding these proteins:
- the rhbdl2 gene encoding rhomboid-related protein 2 isoform X1, translating into MEDIDLEQQEPFPVDRDGRRLRITEDQPDGQRKLGCCEKFQLSVSKWMLPEDSRSKYLERANCCPPPIFIILISIAELAVFIYYAVWKPQKQWVTLDEGIWKSPLTYKPEQRQEAWRFISYMFVHAGVQHIVGNLVMQLLLGIPLELVHKGFEVGMVYMAGVLAGSLASSIFDPLSALVGASGGVYALIGGYFMNAVVNFREMIPLLGVFRILAIVIFVGTDFGFAFYRRFVSNEDGLNVSFVAHFGGIAAGMTIGYVFFSAYNMKLLKDPRFWLCIVGYVIFVVFAVVFNIFLTPAT; encoded by the exons ATGGAGGACATCGATCTCGAACAGCAGGAGCCGTTCCCCGTGGACCGAGACGGGAGGCGGCTAAGGATCACAGAGGACCAGCCCGACGGCCAAAGAAAGCTCGGATGTTGTGAGAAGTTCCAGCTGTCTGTCTCCAAATGGATGCTTCCAGAAGACTCCCGCAGCAAATACTTGGAACGAGCAAACTGCTGCCCACCccccatcttcatcatcctcatcagtATTGCAGAG CTGGCAGTGTTTATCTACTACGCTGTGTGGAAGCCTCAGAAGCAGTGGGTGACCCTAGATGAAGGCATCTGGAAAAGCCCGCTGACATACAAGCCTGAGCAAAGGCAGGAAGCATGGCGCTTTATCTCCTACATGTTTGTCCACGCTGG TGTGCAGCACATCGTGGGGAATCTGgtgatgcagctgctgctgggaaTCCCGCTGGAGCTGGTGCACAAAGGATTTGAAGTGGGGATGGTTTACATGGCGGGGGTCTTGGCAG gctCTTTGGCCAGCTCCATCTTTGATCCTCTCAGCGCTCTGGTGGGAGCTTCTGGGGGCGTTTATGCTCTGATAGGAGGATACTTTATGAACGCAGTGGTG AATTTCCGAGAGATGATTCCTCTCCTTGGAGTGTTTCGAATCCTCGCCATTGTGATATTTG TTGGAACAGATTTTGGATTTGCCTTCTACAGAAGATTTGTCAGCAATGAGGATGGTTTGAAT GTGTCCTTTGTGGCTCATTTTGGGGGAATTGCAGCCGGGATGACCATCGGCTACGTCTTCTTCAGCGCTTACAACATGAAGCTCCTCAAAGACCCTCGTTTCTGGCTGTGTATAGTGGGTTATGTCATATTTGTGGTCTTTGCTGTGGTTTTTAATATCTTTCTGACCCCAGCAACATAA
- the rhbdl2 gene encoding rhomboid-related protein 2 isoform X2 yields MEDIDLEQQEPFPVDRDGRRLRITEDQPDGQRKLGCCEKFQLSVSKWMLPEDSRSKYLERANCCPPPIFIILISIAELAVFIYYAVWKPQKQWVTLDEGIWKSPLTYKPEQRQEAWRFISYMFVHAGVQHIVGNLVMQLLLGIPLELVHKGFEVGMVYMAGVLAGSLASSIFDPLSALVGASGGVYALIGGYFMNAVVNFREMIPLLGVFRILAIVIFGVLCGSFWGNCSRDDHRLRLLQRLQHEAPQRPSFLAVYSGLCHICGLCCGF; encoded by the exons ATGGAGGACATCGATCTCGAACAGCAGGAGCCGTTCCCCGTGGACCGAGACGGGAGGCGGCTAAGGATCACAGAGGACCAGCCCGACGGCCAAAGAAAGCTCGGATGTTGTGAGAAGTTCCAGCTGTCTGTCTCCAAATGGATGCTTCCAGAAGACTCCCGCAGCAAATACTTGGAACGAGCAAACTGCTGCCCACCccccatcttcatcatcctcatcagtATTGCAGAG CTGGCAGTGTTTATCTACTACGCTGTGTGGAAGCCTCAGAAGCAGTGGGTGACCCTAGATGAAGGCATCTGGAAAAGCCCGCTGACATACAAGCCTGAGCAAAGGCAGGAAGCATGGCGCTTTATCTCCTACATGTTTGTCCACGCTGG TGTGCAGCACATCGTGGGGAATCTGgtgatgcagctgctgctgggaaTCCCGCTGGAGCTGGTGCACAAAGGATTTGAAGTGGGGATGGTTTACATGGCGGGGGTCTTGGCAG gctCTTTGGCCAGCTCCATCTTTGATCCTCTCAGCGCTCTGGTGGGAGCTTCTGGGGGCGTTTATGCTCTGATAGGAGGATACTTTATGAACGCAGTGGTG AATTTCCGAGAGATGATTCCTCTCCTTGGAGTGTTTCGAATCCTCGCCATTGTGATATTTG GTGTCCTTTGTGGCTCATTTTGGGGGAATTGCAGCCGGGATGACCATCGGCTACGTCTTCTTCAGCGCTTACAACATGAAGCTCCTCAAAGACCCTCGTTTCTGGCTGTGTATAGTGGGTTATGTCATATTTGTGGTCTTTGCTGTGGTTTTTAA
- the akirin1 gene encoding akirin-1, with protein MACGATLKRSMEFEALLSPQSPKRRRCNPLPGTAGTPSPQRCNLRPPVDSPSHSMSPPAMGGEHRLTPEQIFQNLRHEYSRIQRRRQLEGAFNQTEACSSTDAPSPSSSLNAPSSPPGASRKDQPSFTLKQVSYLCERLLKDHEEKIREEYEQILNTKLAEQYESFVKFTQDQIMRRYGARPASYVS; from the exons ATGGCTTGTGGAGCAACGTTAAAGAGGTCGATGGAGTTTGAGGCCCTCCTCAGTCCCCAGTCTCCCAAGCGGAGAAGGTGCAATCCACTACCGGGGACTGCTGGCACTCCGTCCCCGCAAAGATGCAACCTCCGTCCCCCAGTCGACAGCCCATCGCATTCGATGTCTCCTCCCGCCATGGGAGGCGAACACAGGCTCACTCCAG AGCAGATCTTCCAGAACCTCCGTCACGAGTACAGCCGGATCCAGAGGCGGCGGCAGCTGGAAGGGGCCTTCAACCAGACGGAGGCCTGCAGCTCCACTGATGCCCCCAGCCCCAGCTCCTCCCTCAACGCTCCCAGCTCCCCACCAG GTGCCTCAAGGAAGGATCAGCCCTCGTTTACACTGAAGCAGGTGAGCTACCTGTGTGAGAGGCTGCTTAAAGACCACGAGGAGAAGATCCGGGAGGAGTACGAACAGATCCTTAACACAAAACTCGCAG aaCAATATGAATCTTTTGTGAAATTCACACAAGACCAGATCATGCGAAGATACGGAGCCCGACCTGCTAGTT ATGTCTCCTGA
- the cnr2 gene encoding cannabinoid receptor 2 isoform X2, giving the protein MHVRVHKTEWKTVHLSFFLSFYLLTLFRFIDGLHHVQTGAENLSLALTHTITVEMDASQTANRSCVQLECYMVLKDVEKKAIGSICFLAGPFTLLENAIVLGVIAATATLRRRPTYLFIASIALADVFASCFFTISFLDFHLFKHCDGPDAYLFKLGGVTMAFTSSVGSLLLTALDRYLCIYQASSYKVLLTRRRAKLSLVILWSTTIVMSFLPLMGWRCPTELKPSCSRLFPYINHGYLACWTSFTLVILTMILCAYALILWKAHRHESSMTSLQGAAGTGHARMRMDIRLARTFGMILLILVGCWLPALSFMLADVSVTLTHAQQRAFAFCSTLCLVNSAVNPLLYALRCRELRVVLLQLLQRLCEFGRCRKTTQDLPPGLHATEEINCSAISDHEIHTNRAMELHSVSEMMKNQPVNTGISVEIKE; this is encoded by the exons atgcatgtgcGTGTACAcaaaacagagtggaaaactgtccatctttctttctttctttctttctatttacttactttatttaggTTCATTGATGGCCTTCACCACGTACAAACTGGTGCTGAAAACTTAAG TCTAGCGCTGACCCATACTATAACAGTTGAAATGGATGCATCACAAACAG CTAACAGGTCTTGTGTGCAGCTGGAGTGCTACATGGTCCTCAAGGACGTTGAGAAGAAAGCCATCGGCTCCATTTGTTTCCTGGCTGGTCCTTTCACTCTGCTGGAAAATGCTATTGTGTTGGGAGTAATCGCCGCCACCGCCACCCTGCGAAGGCGACCAACCTATCTGTTCATTGCCAGCATTGCTTTGGCTGATGTCTTCGCCAGCTGCTTCTTTACCATCAGCTTCCTGGATTTTCACCTCTTTAAGCACTGTGACGGCCCTGACGCCTATCTCTTCAAGTTAGGTGGTGTGACAATGGCCTTCACCAGCTCAGTGGGGAGTTTACTTCTGACTGCTCTGGACCGATACCTTTGCATTTACCAGGCCTCCAGCTATAAGGTGCTGCTGACCCGCAGGAGAGCCAAGCTCTCCCTGGTGATCCTGTGGAGCACCACTATCGTTATGTCCTTCTTGCCTTTGATGGGCTGGAGGTGTCCTACAGAGCTTAAGCCATCCTGCTCGCGCCTGTTTCCCTACATCAACCACGGGTACCTGGCCTGCTGGACCAGCTTTACACTGGTGATTCTGACTATGATCTTGTGTGCATATGCTCTGATCCTGTGGAAGGCCCACCGCCATGAGTCCTCCATGACCAGCCTCCAGGGAGCAGCAGGAACAGGCCACGCCCGCATGAGGATGGATATCAGGCTAGCACGCACCTTTGGCATGATCCTGCTCATACTAGTGGGCTGCTGGCTTCCTGCACTGTCCTTCATGCTAGCTGATGTCTCTGTGACTCTGACCCACGCCCAACAGAGGGCCTTTGCATTTTGCAGCACTCTCTGCCTGGTCAACTCCGCAGTCAACCCACTGCTGTATGCACTGCGCTGTCGAGAGCTGAGAGTTGTTCTGCTGCAGTTGCTACAAAGGCTATGTGAGTTTGGGAGGTGTAGAAAGACTACACAGGATTTACCCCCAGGATTACATGCCACAGAAGAAATCAACTGTTCTGCCATCTCTGACCATGAGATACACACCAACAGAGCAATGGAACTTCACTCAGTCTCAGAAATGATGAAAAATCAGCCGGTCAATACTGGAATATCAGTTGAAATTAAGGAgtaa
- the cnr2 gene encoding cannabinoid receptor 2 isoform X1: MHVRVHKTEWKTVHLSFFLSFYLLTLFRFIDGLHHVQTGAENLSLALTHTITVEMDASQTAANRSCVQLECYMVLKDVEKKAIGSICFLAGPFTLLENAIVLGVIAATATLRRRPTYLFIASIALADVFASCFFTISFLDFHLFKHCDGPDAYLFKLGGVTMAFTSSVGSLLLTALDRYLCIYQASSYKVLLTRRRAKLSLVILWSTTIVMSFLPLMGWRCPTELKPSCSRLFPYINHGYLACWTSFTLVILTMILCAYALILWKAHRHESSMTSLQGAAGTGHARMRMDIRLARTFGMILLILVGCWLPALSFMLADVSVTLTHAQQRAFAFCSTLCLVNSAVNPLLYALRCRELRVVLLQLLQRLCEFGRCRKTTQDLPPGLHATEEINCSAISDHEIHTNRAMELHSVSEMMKNQPVNTGISVEIKE; this comes from the exons atgcatgtgcGTGTACAcaaaacagagtggaaaactgtccatctttctttctttctttctttctatttacttactttatttaggTTCATTGATGGCCTTCACCACGTACAAACTGGTGCTGAAAACTTAAG TCTAGCGCTGACCCATACTATAACAGTTGAAATGGATGCATCACAAACAG CAGCTAACAGGTCTTGTGTGCAGCTGGAGTGCTACATGGTCCTCAAGGACGTTGAGAAGAAAGCCATCGGCTCCATTTGTTTCCTGGCTGGTCCTTTCACTCTGCTGGAAAATGCTATTGTGTTGGGAGTAATCGCCGCCACCGCCACCCTGCGAAGGCGACCAACCTATCTGTTCATTGCCAGCATTGCTTTGGCTGATGTCTTCGCCAGCTGCTTCTTTACCATCAGCTTCCTGGATTTTCACCTCTTTAAGCACTGTGACGGCCCTGACGCCTATCTCTTCAAGTTAGGTGGTGTGACAATGGCCTTCACCAGCTCAGTGGGGAGTTTACTTCTGACTGCTCTGGACCGATACCTTTGCATTTACCAGGCCTCCAGCTATAAGGTGCTGCTGACCCGCAGGAGAGCCAAGCTCTCCCTGGTGATCCTGTGGAGCACCACTATCGTTATGTCCTTCTTGCCTTTGATGGGCTGGAGGTGTCCTACAGAGCTTAAGCCATCCTGCTCGCGCCTGTTTCCCTACATCAACCACGGGTACCTGGCCTGCTGGACCAGCTTTACACTGGTGATTCTGACTATGATCTTGTGTGCATATGCTCTGATCCTGTGGAAGGCCCACCGCCATGAGTCCTCCATGACCAGCCTCCAGGGAGCAGCAGGAACAGGCCACGCCCGCATGAGGATGGATATCAGGCTAGCACGCACCTTTGGCATGATCCTGCTCATACTAGTGGGCTGCTGGCTTCCTGCACTGTCCTTCATGCTAGCTGATGTCTCTGTGACTCTGACCCACGCCCAACAGAGGGCCTTTGCATTTTGCAGCACTCTCTGCCTGGTCAACTCCGCAGTCAACCCACTGCTGTATGCACTGCGCTGTCGAGAGCTGAGAGTTGTTCTGCTGCAGTTGCTACAAAGGCTATGTGAGTTTGGGAGGTGTAGAAAGACTACACAGGATTTACCCCCAGGATTACATGCCACAGAAGAAATCAACTGTTCTGCCATCTCTGACCATGAGATACACACCAACAGAGCAATGGAACTTCACTCAGTCTCAGAAATGATGAAAAATCAGCCGGTCAATACTGGAATATCAGTTGAAATTAAGGAgtaa
- the cnr2 gene encoding cannabinoid receptor 2 isoform X3 gives MDASQTAANRSCVQLECYMVLKDVEKKAIGSICFLAGPFTLLENAIVLGVIAATATLRRRPTYLFIASIALADVFASCFFTISFLDFHLFKHCDGPDAYLFKLGGVTMAFTSSVGSLLLTALDRYLCIYQASSYKVLLTRRRAKLSLVILWSTTIVMSFLPLMGWRCPTELKPSCSRLFPYINHGYLACWTSFTLVILTMILCAYALILWKAHRHESSMTSLQGAAGTGHARMRMDIRLARTFGMILLILVGCWLPALSFMLADVSVTLTHAQQRAFAFCSTLCLVNSAVNPLLYALRCRELRVVLLQLLQRLCEFGRCRKTTQDLPPGLHATEEINCSAISDHEIHTNRAMELHSVSEMMKNQPVNTGISVEIKE, from the exons ATGGATGCATCACAAACAG CAGCTAACAGGTCTTGTGTGCAGCTGGAGTGCTACATGGTCCTCAAGGACGTTGAGAAGAAAGCCATCGGCTCCATTTGTTTCCTGGCTGGTCCTTTCACTCTGCTGGAAAATGCTATTGTGTTGGGAGTAATCGCCGCCACCGCCACCCTGCGAAGGCGACCAACCTATCTGTTCATTGCCAGCATTGCTTTGGCTGATGTCTTCGCCAGCTGCTTCTTTACCATCAGCTTCCTGGATTTTCACCTCTTTAAGCACTGTGACGGCCCTGACGCCTATCTCTTCAAGTTAGGTGGTGTGACAATGGCCTTCACCAGCTCAGTGGGGAGTTTACTTCTGACTGCTCTGGACCGATACCTTTGCATTTACCAGGCCTCCAGCTATAAGGTGCTGCTGACCCGCAGGAGAGCCAAGCTCTCCCTGGTGATCCTGTGGAGCACCACTATCGTTATGTCCTTCTTGCCTTTGATGGGCTGGAGGTGTCCTACAGAGCTTAAGCCATCCTGCTCGCGCCTGTTTCCCTACATCAACCACGGGTACCTGGCCTGCTGGACCAGCTTTACACTGGTGATTCTGACTATGATCTTGTGTGCATATGCTCTGATCCTGTGGAAGGCCCACCGCCATGAGTCCTCCATGACCAGCCTCCAGGGAGCAGCAGGAACAGGCCACGCCCGCATGAGGATGGATATCAGGCTAGCACGCACCTTTGGCATGATCCTGCTCATACTAGTGGGCTGCTGGCTTCCTGCACTGTCCTTCATGCTAGCTGATGTCTCTGTGACTCTGACCCACGCCCAACAGAGGGCCTTTGCATTTTGCAGCACTCTCTGCCTGGTCAACTCCGCAGTCAACCCACTGCTGTATGCACTGCGCTGTCGAGAGCTGAGAGTTGTTCTGCTGCAGTTGCTACAAAGGCTATGTGAGTTTGGGAGGTGTAGAAAGACTACACAGGATTTACCCCCAGGATTACATGCCACAGAAGAAATCAACTGTTCTGCCATCTCTGACCATGAGATACACACCAACAGAGCAATGGAACTTCACTCAGTCTCAGAAATGATGAAAAATCAGCCGGTCAATACTGGAATATCAGTTGAAATTAAGGAgtaa
- the cnr2 gene encoding cannabinoid receptor 2 isoform X4, whose product MDASQTANRSCVQLECYMVLKDVEKKAIGSICFLAGPFTLLENAIVLGVIAATATLRRRPTYLFIASIALADVFASCFFTISFLDFHLFKHCDGPDAYLFKLGGVTMAFTSSVGSLLLTALDRYLCIYQASSYKVLLTRRRAKLSLVILWSTTIVMSFLPLMGWRCPTELKPSCSRLFPYINHGYLACWTSFTLVILTMILCAYALILWKAHRHESSMTSLQGAAGTGHARMRMDIRLARTFGMILLILVGCWLPALSFMLADVSVTLTHAQQRAFAFCSTLCLVNSAVNPLLYALRCRELRVVLLQLLQRLCEFGRCRKTTQDLPPGLHATEEINCSAISDHEIHTNRAMELHSVSEMMKNQPVNTGISVEIKE is encoded by the exons ATGGATGCATCACAAACAG CTAACAGGTCTTGTGTGCAGCTGGAGTGCTACATGGTCCTCAAGGACGTTGAGAAGAAAGCCATCGGCTCCATTTGTTTCCTGGCTGGTCCTTTCACTCTGCTGGAAAATGCTATTGTGTTGGGAGTAATCGCCGCCACCGCCACCCTGCGAAGGCGACCAACCTATCTGTTCATTGCCAGCATTGCTTTGGCTGATGTCTTCGCCAGCTGCTTCTTTACCATCAGCTTCCTGGATTTTCACCTCTTTAAGCACTGTGACGGCCCTGACGCCTATCTCTTCAAGTTAGGTGGTGTGACAATGGCCTTCACCAGCTCAGTGGGGAGTTTACTTCTGACTGCTCTGGACCGATACCTTTGCATTTACCAGGCCTCCAGCTATAAGGTGCTGCTGACCCGCAGGAGAGCCAAGCTCTCCCTGGTGATCCTGTGGAGCACCACTATCGTTATGTCCTTCTTGCCTTTGATGGGCTGGAGGTGTCCTACAGAGCTTAAGCCATCCTGCTCGCGCCTGTTTCCCTACATCAACCACGGGTACCTGGCCTGCTGGACCAGCTTTACACTGGTGATTCTGACTATGATCTTGTGTGCATATGCTCTGATCCTGTGGAAGGCCCACCGCCATGAGTCCTCCATGACCAGCCTCCAGGGAGCAGCAGGAACAGGCCACGCCCGCATGAGGATGGATATCAGGCTAGCACGCACCTTTGGCATGATCCTGCTCATACTAGTGGGCTGCTGGCTTCCTGCACTGTCCTTCATGCTAGCTGATGTCTCTGTGACTCTGACCCACGCCCAACAGAGGGCCTTTGCATTTTGCAGCACTCTCTGCCTGGTCAACTCCGCAGTCAACCCACTGCTGTATGCACTGCGCTGTCGAGAGCTGAGAGTTGTTCTGCTGCAGTTGCTACAAAGGCTATGTGAGTTTGGGAGGTGTAGAAAGACTACACAGGATTTACCCCCAGGATTACATGCCACAGAAGAAATCAACTGTTCTGCCATCTCTGACCATGAGATACACACCAACAGAGCAATGGAACTTCACTCAGTCTCAGAAATGATGAAAAATCAGCCGGTCAATACTGGAATATCAGTTGAAATTAAGGAgtaa
- the pnrc2 gene encoding proline-rich nuclear receptor coactivator 2 → MGGGERYNIPVSHPERALPKKNHQLGRAKQRSRDQNGAVASAGGAGGLHHHGHRRSDKVAAYHRSPEARQAASAEKNTSVRFATNYDQNWEGAVSHLNTLLATQGSPSYAGPKFSEPPLPSVLPKPPSHWMSFPMGSCDNREMMAFQLKSLLKVQA, encoded by the coding sequence ATGGGAGGTGGAGAGAGATACAACATTCCAGTTTCCCACCCCGAGCGTGCTCTGCCCAAGAAGAACCATCAACTTGGCCGGGCAAAGCAGAGGAGCCGTGATCAGAACGGAGCAGTAGCATCTGCTGGAGGGGCAGGTGGCCTTCACCATCATGGCCACCGCCGGAGTGACAAAGTCGCAGCCTACCACAGGTCTCCAGAGGCGCGGCAGGCCGCGTCTGCAGAGAAGAACACTTCTGTTCGCTTTGCCACCAACTATGATCAGAACTGGGAGGGTGCAGTGTCTCACCTCAACACGCTCCTGGCCACACAGGGAAGTCCAAGCTATGCTGGTCCTAAGTTCAGCGAGCCACCCTTGCCCAGCGTGTTGCCCAAACCCCCCAGCCACTGGATGTCCTTCCCAATGGGCTCCTGTGACAACAGGGAGATGATGGCCTTCCAGCTCAAGAGTCTCCTCAAGGTGCAGGCCTGA
- the srsf10a gene encoding serine/arginine-rich splicing factor 10 isoform X2 has translation MKTKRRKESTQASICLPKRGKEKCLLGKDKQETSSSSAKTIKIKLKVKGQAGLKVTSQTFSTFEDVRDAEDALHNLDHKWVCGRQIEIQFAQGDRKTPNQMKTKDSPSPRSFSRSDDDRDRRRRRSRSRSNERRRSRSPSYERRPRRSESPRESRSYSRHRRITSRENDRYRGPPREHHRTLREAGSHSRSASRSPPPSRPMAKGKKSQSRSHSPVEDFHPSSSSHKQPVGRSPSRSYSRSMSRSRSRSRSWAGRKSGGH, from the exons atgaagacaaagaggagaaaagagagcaCCCAGGCATCCATTTGTCTACCAAAACgaggaaaagaaaagtgtttattGGGCAAAGACAAGCAGGAAACCTCAAGTTCTTCTGCCAAGACAATAAAGATCAAGctgaaggtcaaaggtcaagcaGGTTTAAAGGTAACAAGCCAAACGTTTT CTACATTTGAAGATGTCCGGGATGCAGAGGACGCTCTTCACAACCTGGACCATAAATGGGTTTGTGGGCGTCAGATCGAGATCCAGTTTGCCCAGGGGGACAGAAAGA CCCCTAACCAGATGAAGACCAAGGACAGCCCTTCCCCTCGCAGCTTCTCCCGCTCCGACGATGATCGAGATAGACGTCGGAGACGGTCGCGGAGCCGCAGCAATGAACGGCGCAGGTCCCGGAGCCCCTCCTATGAGCGCCGACCTCGGAGGTCTGAGAGCCCTAGAGA ATCTCGTTCCTACAGTCGACACAGACGGATCACAAGCCGTGAAAATGACAG GTACAGAGGCCCTCCTCGCGAACACCACAGGACGCTCCGTGAGGCAGGCTCACACAGCCGCTCCGCATCCcgctcccctcctccctccagaCCCATGGCCAAAGGTAAAAAGAGCCAGTCCAGGTCCCACAGCCCAGTGGAGGACTTCCACCCATCCTCCAGCTCCCACAAACAGCCTGTGGGACGGTCTCCATCCCGCTCCTACTCTCGCTCCATGTCTCGGTCACGCTCTCGCTCCAGGTCCTGGGCTGGACGCAAGTCTGGAGGCCACTGA
- the srsf10a gene encoding serine/arginine-rich splicing factor 10 isoform X1, which translates to MKTKRRKESTQASICLPKRGKEKCLLGKDKQETSSSSAKTIKIKLKVKGQAGLKPLLEIVVHVCGPLCPNSPHFKIKALNNTATFEDVRDAEDALHNLDHKWVCGRQIEIQFAQGDRKTPNQMKTKDSPSPRSFSRSDDDRDRRRRRSRSRSNERRRSRSPSYERRPRRSESPRESRSYSRHRRITSRENDRYRGPPREHHRTLREAGSHSRSASRSPPPSRPMAKGKKSQSRSHSPVEDFHPSSSSHKQPVGRSPSRSYSRSMSRSRSRSRSWAGRKSGGH; encoded by the exons atgaagacaaagaggagaaaagagagcaCCCAGGCATCCATTTGTCTACCAAAACgaggaaaagaaaagtgtttattGGGCAAAGACAAGCAGGAAACCTCAAGTTCTTCTGCCAAGACAATAAAGATCAAGctgaaggtcaaaggtcaagcaGGTTTAAAG CCCTTATTGGAaattgttgtgcatgtgtgcggCCCTCTCTGTCCCAACTCtccacatttcaaaataaaagcccttaaCAATACAGCTACATTTGAAGATGTCCGGGATGCAGAGGACGCTCTTCACAACCTGGACCATAAATGGGTTTGTGGGCGTCAGATCGAGATCCAGTTTGCCCAGGGGGACAGAAAGA CCCCTAACCAGATGAAGACCAAGGACAGCCCTTCCCCTCGCAGCTTCTCCCGCTCCGACGATGATCGAGATAGACGTCGGAGACGGTCGCGGAGCCGCAGCAATGAACGGCGCAGGTCCCGGAGCCCCTCCTATGAGCGCCGACCTCGGAGGTCTGAGAGCCCTAGAGA ATCTCGTTCCTACAGTCGACACAGACGGATCACAAGCCGTGAAAATGACAG GTACAGAGGCCCTCCTCGCGAACACCACAGGACGCTCCGTGAGGCAGGCTCACACAGCCGCTCCGCATCCcgctcccctcctccctccagaCCCATGGCCAAAGGTAAAAAGAGCCAGTCCAGGTCCCACAGCCCAGTGGAGGACTTCCACCCATCCTCCAGCTCCCACAAACAGCCTGTGGGACGGTCTCCATCCCGCTCCTACTCTCGCTCCATGTCTCGGTCACGCTCTCGCTCCAGGTCCTGGGCTGGACGCAAGTCTGGAGGCCACTGA
- the srsf10a gene encoding serine/arginine-rich splicing factor 10 isoform X3, which yields MARYLRPPNTSLFVRNIADDSRPEDLRREFGRYGPIVDVYIPLDFYTRRARGFAYIQFEDVRDAEDALHNLDHKWVCGRQIEIQFAQGDRKTPNQMKTKDSPSPRSFSRSDDDRDRRRRRSRSRSNERRRSRSPSYERRPRRSESPRESRSYSRHRRITSRENDRYRGPPREHHRTLREAGSHSRSASRSPPPSRPMAKGKKSQSRSHSPVEDFHPSSSSHKQPVGRSPSRSYSRSMSRSRSRSRSWAGRKSGGH from the exons ATGGCGAGGTACCTGAGACCGCCTAACACATCTCTCTTCGTTAGAAACATCGCGGATGACTCCAg GCCAGAGGATTTACGACGTGAGTTTGGTCGTTATGGGCCTATTGTAGATGTCTACATTCCACTTGACTTCTATACACGACGGGCAAGAGGATTTGCTTACATTCAAT TTGAAGATGTCCGGGATGCAGAGGACGCTCTTCACAACCTGGACCATAAATGGGTTTGTGGGCGTCAGATCGAGATCCAGTTTGCCCAGGGGGACAGAAAGA CCCCTAACCAGATGAAGACCAAGGACAGCCCTTCCCCTCGCAGCTTCTCCCGCTCCGACGATGATCGAGATAGACGTCGGAGACGGTCGCGGAGCCGCAGCAATGAACGGCGCAGGTCCCGGAGCCCCTCCTATGAGCGCCGACCTCGGAGGTCTGAGAGCCCTAGAGA ATCTCGTTCCTACAGTCGACACAGACGGATCACAAGCCGTGAAAATGACAG GTACAGAGGCCCTCCTCGCGAACACCACAGGACGCTCCGTGAGGCAGGCTCACACAGCCGCTCCGCATCCcgctcccctcctccctccagaCCCATGGCCAAAGGTAAAAAGAGCCAGTCCAGGTCCCACAGCCCAGTGGAGGACTTCCACCCATCCTCCAGCTCCCACAAACAGCCTGTGGGACGGTCTCCATCCCGCTCCTACTCTCGCTCCATGTCTCGGTCACGCTCTCGCTCCAGGTCCTGGGCTGGACGCAAGTCTGGAGGCCACTGA